The Mycobacterium paragordonae genome includes a region encoding these proteins:
- a CDS encoding cysteine desulfurase-like protein — translation MAYDVARVRGLHPSLGDGWVHFDAPTGMLIPDSVATTVSTAFRRSGAGTAGAHPSARRSAAVLDAAREAVADLVNADPSGVVLGADRAVLLASLAEASSARAGLGYEVVVSRLDDEANIAPWLRASHRYGAKVKWAEVDIETGELPTWQWESLINKSTRLVAVTSASGTLGAVTDLRAATKLAHDVGALVVVDHSAAAPYRLMDIKETEADVVAVNAVNWGGPPIGAMVFREPALINTFSSVSTNPYATGPERLEVGGHQFGLLAGVVASIEYLAALDESARGSRRERLSVSMQSASSYLNRIYDYLMVSLRSLPLVILLGRPESRIPVISFAVNEVPADRVVQRLADNGILAIANASSRVLDVLGVNDIGGAVTVGLAHYSTMAEVDQLVRALASLG, via the coding sequence ATGGCCTACGACGTCGCCCGGGTGCGCGGACTGCACCCTTCGCTTGGTGACGGATGGGTGCACTTCGATGCACCGACAGGCATGCTCATTCCCGACTCCGTGGCAACAACGGTGTCCACCGCCTTCCGCCGGTCCGGCGCCGGCACAGCGGGGGCACACCCATCCGCGCGGCGCAGCGCCGCGGTGCTGGACGCGGCCCGCGAGGCGGTAGCCGATCTAGTCAACGCCGATCCCAGCGGTGTCGTGCTGGGTGCCGATCGCGCCGTGCTGCTGGCCTCGCTGGCCGAGGCGTCGTCGGCGCGCGCCGGCCTCGGGTACGAGGTCGTCGTCAGCCGTCTGGACGACGAGGCGAACATCGCGCCGTGGCTGCGCGCCTCGCACCGCTACGGCGCAAAGGTCAAGTGGGCCGAGGTCGACATCGAGACCGGAGAGCTGCCGACCTGGCAGTGGGAGAGTCTGATCAACAAGTCCACCCGGCTGGTGGCCGTCACCTCGGCGTCCGGGACGCTGGGCGCCGTCACCGACCTGCGGGCGGCGACGAAACTGGCGCACGACGTGGGTGCGCTGGTGGTGGTCGACCATTCTGCGGCCGCGCCCTACCGGCTGATGGACATCAAGGAGACCGAAGCCGACGTGGTGGCGGTGAACGCCGTGAATTGGGGCGGACCGCCGATCGGGGCGATGGTGTTCCGCGAGCCGGCACTGATCAACACCTTCAGCTCGGTCTCCACCAACCCGTATGCCACCGGGCCCGAGCGGCTGGAGGTGGGCGGGCACCAGTTCGGTTTGCTGGCCGGCGTCGTCGCGAGCATCGAGTACCTCGCCGCACTGGACGAGTCGGCTCGGGGGAGCAGACGGGAACGGCTGTCGGTCTCGATGCAGTCCGCCTCGTCGTACCTGAACCGGATCTACGACTACCTGATGGTGTCGTTGCGGTCGCTCCCACTGGTGATCCTGCTCGGCCGGCCGGAGTCGCGGATACCGGTGATCAGTTTCGCGGTCAACGAGGTGCCGGCTGACCGGGTGGTGCAGCGGCTGGCCGACAACGGGATTCTGGCGATTGCCAACGCGAGTTCGCGCGTGCTGGATGTGCTGGGCGTCAACGACATCGGTGGCGCGGTCACCGTCGGTTTGGCGCACTACTCGACGATGGCCGAGGTAGACCAGCTGGTGCGCGCGCTCGCCTCCCTGGGTTAA
- a CDS encoding DUF6541 family protein yields the protein MSLWFGTLIALVLLIAPGAIVARIAQLNWPVAIAAGPALTYGVVALAIIPYGALGIPWNGWTALAALAVVCLVATVLQLLLARFRDKQAEAHGINPGPAIVVAAGVLLGVVLIGWAAFSGIPHWQSIPSTWDAVWHGNQVRWILDVGQASPTHMGELRNVETHALLYYPSVFPALTAVFCQLTGAAAATGYTLNSLAVAIWLFPVSAAVLAWRALRTHTTEWRTAVTAATAAALSASFTAVPYVEFDTAAMPNLAAYGVAIPAMALITSTVQHRDRIPVAVLGLVGVFSVHITGGIIAVLLVGAWWLFEALWHPVRGRARDLAVLAGVGLISGLILLPQFLSVTKQEDIIAGHSFLTYLSMRHGLFDAVFMHSRHLNDFPYQWALSFLCAVGGFIMLVKKIWWPLAVWLLFIVINVDAGTPLRGPFGRVAGAVGEFFYKDPRRIAAATTPLFNLMAAVALVTLVAGAVALVKRLVQPRKPMPSRFWATATAVLLIGISVASAWHYFPRHRFLFGDKYDSIIVDQRDLEAMAYLAKLPGAHDTMIGNSNVDGTSWMYAVAGLHPLWTHYDYPVQMGPGYHRYIFWAFAKKGDSDPRVVEAIKALNIRYVLASGPTIRGFKVPEGLYFLDKSPYWNLIYDNGGAQIYEWHGDTPVHP from the coding sequence GTGAGCTTGTGGTTCGGAACGCTGATCGCATTGGTTCTGCTGATCGCACCGGGTGCCATCGTCGCACGTATCGCGCAGTTGAATTGGCCCGTCGCCATCGCCGCCGGTCCAGCACTGACATACGGCGTCGTGGCCCTGGCGATCATCCCCTATGGTGCGCTGGGCATCCCGTGGAACGGATGGACGGCGCTGGCGGCGCTGGCCGTCGTCTGCCTGGTGGCGACAGTGCTGCAACTGCTGCTCGCCCGCTTCCGCGATAAACAGGCCGAAGCGCACGGCATCAACCCCGGCCCGGCGATCGTCGTCGCGGCCGGTGTGCTGCTGGGGGTTGTGCTGATCGGCTGGGCGGCGTTCAGCGGTATCCCGCACTGGCAATCGATCCCCAGCACCTGGGACGCGGTGTGGCACGGCAATCAGGTGCGCTGGATCCTCGACGTCGGCCAGGCTTCGCCGACCCATATGGGCGAACTGCGCAACGTCGAGACCCACGCGCTGCTCTACTATCCGTCGGTCTTCCCGGCTCTCACGGCCGTGTTCTGCCAGTTGACCGGCGCGGCGGCCGCCACCGGCTACACGCTGAACTCCTTGGCAGTCGCCATCTGGCTTTTCCCGGTGAGCGCGGCCGTCCTCGCCTGGCGCGCCTTGCGGACGCATACCACCGAATGGCGCACCGCGGTGACCGCGGCCACCGCCGCCGCGCTCTCGGCTTCGTTCACCGCGGTGCCCTACGTCGAGTTCGACACGGCCGCGATGCCCAACCTGGCGGCCTACGGGGTCGCCATCCCGGCCATGGCCCTGATCACCTCGACGGTGCAGCACCGCGACCGCATCCCGGTGGCCGTCCTGGGGCTCGTCGGCGTCTTCTCGGTGCACATCACCGGCGGCATCATCGCCGTGCTGCTGGTGGGCGCCTGGTGGCTGTTCGAGGCGCTGTGGCACCCGGTGCGGGGCCGCGCCCGGGACCTTGCGGTGTTGGCCGGCGTCGGGTTGATCTCGGGCCTCATCCTGTTACCGCAGTTCCTGAGCGTCACCAAGCAGGAAGACATCATCGCCGGGCACTCGTTCCTGACCTACCTCAGCATGCGACACGGCCTGTTCGACGCCGTGTTCATGCACTCCCGGCATCTCAACGACTTCCCCTACCAGTGGGCGCTTAGCTTCCTGTGCGCCGTCGGCGGGTTCATCATGCTGGTCAAGAAGATCTGGTGGCCGCTGGCCGTGTGGCTGTTGTTCATCGTGATCAACGTCGATGCGGGCACTCCCCTGCGGGGTCCGTTCGGCCGGGTGGCCGGGGCAGTCGGCGAGTTCTTCTACAAGGACCCGCGCCGCATCGCCGCGGCCACGACCCCGCTGTTCAACCTGATGGCGGCGGTCGCGCTGGTCACCCTGGTTGCGGGGGCGGTGGCCCTGGTCAAGCGGCTCGTCCAGCCGCGCAAGCCGATGCCGTCGCGTTTCTGGGCGACGGCCACCGCGGTGCTGCTGATCGGCATCAGCGTGGCCAGTGCCTGGCACTACTTCCCGCGACACCGGTTCCTGTTCGGCGACAAGTACGACTCGATCATCGTCGACCAACGCGACCTGGAAGCCATGGCTTATCTGGCGAAGCTGCCGGGCGCCCACGACACGATGATCGGCAACTCCAACGTCGACGGCACCTCCTGGATGTACGCGGTGGCCGGTCTGCATCCGCTGTGGACCCACTACGACTACCCGGTGCAGATGGGCCCGGGCTACCACCGCTACATCTTCTGGGCGTTCGCTAAGAAGGGCGACTCCGATCCCCGGGTGGTGGAGGCGATCAAAGCCCTCAACATCCGCTACGTGTTAGCCAGCGGCCCGACGATCCGAGGGTTCAAAGTTCCCGAAGGACTATATTTTCTGGACAAGTCGCCGTACTGGAACCTGATCTACGACAACGGCGGCGCCCAGATCTACGAGTGGCACGGCGATACCCCGGTGCACCCCTAG
- a CDS encoding bacterial proteasome activator family protein: MALRQDDADDSDERSLTDLVEQPAKVMRIGTMIKQLLEEVRAAPLDEASRTRLRDIHATSIRELEDGLAPELREELERLTLPFNEDTAPSDAELRIAQAQLVGWLEGLFHGIQTALFAQQMAARAQLEQMRQGALPPGIGKPGPHGHGTGQYL; encoded by the coding sequence ATGGCGTTGCGTCAGGATGACGCGGACGATTCCGACGAGCGCTCGCTGACCGATCTCGTCGAGCAGCCCGCCAAGGTGATGCGGATCGGCACCATGATCAAGCAGCTACTCGAAGAGGTGCGCGCCGCTCCGCTGGACGAAGCCAGTCGCACCCGGCTGCGTGACATCCACGCCACCAGCATCCGCGAGCTCGAGGACGGCCTGGCACCGGAACTTCGCGAAGAACTCGAACGACTCACCCTGCCCTTCAATGAGGACACCGCGCCGTCGGACGCCGAGTTGCGGATCGCGCAGGCCCAGCTGGTCGGTTGGCTGGAGGGGCTTTTCCACGGCATTCAGACGGCGCTGTTCGCCCAGCAGATGGCCGCCCGGGCGCAGCTCGAGCAGATGCGGCAGGGCGCGCTGCCGCCCGGGATCGGCAAGCCGGGCCCGCACGGGCACGGCACCGGACAGTACCTGTAA
- a CDS encoding ABC transporter ATP-binding protein has protein sequence MSSGPHIETRDAWVEFPIFDAKSRSLKKAFLGKAGGAIGRNASNVVVIEALRDITMSLELGDRVGLVGHNGAGKSTLLRLLSGIYEPTRGWAKVTGRVAPVFDLGIGMDPEISGYENIIIRGLFLGQTRKQMLAKVDEIAEFTELGDYLSMPLRTYSTGMRVRLAMGVVTSIDPEILLLDEGIGAVDAEFLKKAQSRLQSLVERSGILVFASHSNEFLARLCKTAMWIDHGLIRQSGGIEDVVRAYEGDDAARHVREVLAETARE, from the coding sequence GTGTCGAGCGGTCCCCACATCGAGACCCGCGACGCGTGGGTCGAATTCCCGATCTTCGACGCCAAGTCGCGGTCGTTGAAGAAGGCGTTCCTGGGCAAGGCCGGCGGCGCGATCGGCCGCAACGCCTCCAACGTGGTGGTCATCGAGGCGTTGCGGGATATCACCATGTCGCTGGAGCTCGGCGACAGGGTCGGGTTGGTGGGTCACAACGGTGCGGGCAAATCGACTCTGCTGCGCCTACTTTCGGGCATCTACGAACCCACGCGCGGCTGGGCGAAGGTGACCGGCCGGGTGGCGCCGGTGTTCGATCTGGGTATCGGCATGGATCCCGAGATCTCTGGCTACGAGAACATCATCATCCGGGGCCTGTTCCTGGGTCAGACCCGCAAGCAGATGCTGGCCAAGGTCGACGAGATCGCCGAGTTCACCGAATTGGGCGATTACCTGTCGATGCCGCTGCGCACCTACTCCACGGGCATGCGGGTGCGGCTGGCGATGGGAGTGGTCACCAGCATCGACCCGGAGATCCTGTTGCTCGACGAAGGCATCGGCGCGGTGGACGCCGAATTCCTGAAAAAGGCGCAGTCGCGGCTGCAGAGTTTGGTCGAGCGTTCCGGAATCCTGGTATTCGCAAGCCATTCCAACGAATTCCTGGCCCGGCTGTGCAAGACGGCGATGTGGATCGACCATGGCTTGATCCGCCAGAGCGGCGGTATCGAAGACGTGGTGCGCGCCTACGAGGGTGACGACGCGGCGCGGCACGTGCGTGAAGTCCTCGCCGAGACCGCGCGTGAGTGA
- a CDS encoding glycosyltransferase, with protein sequence MSDRVFAVVVTHRRPEELARSLEMLSTQTRPPDRLIVIDNDASGDARVSDLVAAQAIPSTYLNSWRNLGGAGGFALGMLLALAHGADWIWLADDDGRAADTDVLATLLACAEKHGLAEVSPMVCNIDDPDALAFPLRRGLVWRRRVSELRTETEQDLLPGIASLFNGALFRASTLEAIGVPDLRLFIRGDEVEMHRRLVRSGLPFGTCLDTVYLHPCGSDEFKPILGGRMHTQYPDDTTKRFFTYRNRGYVLSQPGLRKLLFQEWVRFGWFFLVTRRDPKGLLEWVRLRRLGREEKFARPGGSS encoded by the coding sequence GTGAGTGACCGCGTCTTCGCCGTCGTGGTCACCCACCGGCGCCCCGAGGAACTCGCCCGCTCACTGGAGATGCTGTCCACCCAGACCCGGCCACCCGACCGGCTCATCGTCATCGACAACGACGCTTCCGGCGATGCGCGCGTCAGCGATCTCGTTGCGGCACAAGCGATTCCGTCGACCTATCTGAATTCCTGGCGAAACCTCGGCGGCGCCGGCGGTTTCGCGCTGGGCATGCTGCTGGCCCTTGCCCACGGGGCGGACTGGATCTGGCTGGCCGACGACGACGGGCGCGCCGCGGACACCGATGTGCTGGCTACCCTGCTGGCGTGCGCCGAGAAGCACGGACTGGCCGAGGTGTCCCCGATGGTGTGCAACATCGACGACCCCGACGCACTGGCGTTCCCGTTACGTCGCGGTCTGGTGTGGCGCCGGCGGGTCAGTGAGTTGCGCACCGAAACAGAACAGGACCTATTGCCCGGCATCGCGTCGCTGTTCAACGGCGCGCTGTTTCGCGCGTCCACGCTGGAGGCGATCGGGGTCCCGGATCTGCGGTTGTTCATCCGCGGCGACGAAGTGGAGATGCACCGCCGGCTGGTGCGCTCCGGCCTGCCGTTCGGCACCTGCCTGGACACCGTGTACCTGCACCCGTGCGGGTCCGACGAGTTCAAGCCGATCTTGGGCGGCCGCATGCACACCCAGTACCCGGACGACACCACCAAACGGTTCTTCACCTACCGCAACCGCGGTTACGTGCTGTCCCAGCCGGGGCTGCGCAAGCTGCTGTTCCAGGAATGGGTGCGCTTCGGCTGGTTCTTCCTGGTGACGCGCCGCGATCCCAAAGGGCTGCTGGAGTGGGTCCGGCTGCGCCGGCTGGGACGTGAAGAGAAGTTCGCACGGCCGGGAGGTTCCTCATGA
- a CDS encoding ABC transporter permease, which yields MTFIDAAAQSKTFTRAWGDLRAGFRRHELWLHLGWQDIKQRYRRSVLGPFWITIATGTTAVAMGGLYSKLFHLDLSEHLPYVTLGLIVWNLINAAILEGADVFVHNEGLIKQLPTPLSVHVYRLVWRQMILFAHNIVIYVVIAIIYPKPWSWADLSVLPALALIMLNCIWVSLCFGILATRYRDIGPLLNSVVQLLFFMTPIIWNDNTLRQQGAGRWSKIVELNPLLHYLDIVRAPLLGAPQELRHWAVVVVLTVVGWVMAAFAMRQYRARVPYWV from the coding sequence ATGACGTTCATTGATGCTGCCGCGCAATCAAAAACGTTCACCCGCGCCTGGGGTGATCTCAGGGCAGGGTTCCGGCGCCACGAGCTGTGGCTGCATCTGGGCTGGCAGGACATCAAGCAGCGGTACCGCCGTTCGGTGCTGGGGCCGTTCTGGATCACGATCGCGACCGGAACCACGGCGGTGGCCATGGGCGGGCTGTACTCCAAGCTGTTCCATCTCGACCTGTCCGAGCACCTGCCCTACGTCACGCTCGGCCTGATCGTGTGGAACCTGATCAATGCCGCCATTCTGGAAGGCGCCGACGTCTTCGTGCACAACGAGGGCCTGATCAAGCAACTGCCCACCCCGCTGAGCGTGCACGTCTATCGGCTGGTGTGGCGGCAGATGATCCTGTTCGCCCACAACATCGTGATCTACGTCGTCATCGCGATCATCTATCCCAAGCCGTGGTCCTGGGCGGACCTGTCGGTGCTGCCCGCGCTGGCGCTGATCATGCTCAACTGCATCTGGGTGTCGCTGTGCTTCGGCATCCTGGCCACCCGCTACCGCGACATCGGGCCGCTGCTGAACTCGGTGGTCCAGTTGCTGTTCTTCATGACGCCGATCATCTGGAACGACAACACACTTCGGCAGCAGGGCGCCGGGCGCTGGTCGAAGATCGTCGAACTCAACCCGCTGCTGCACTACCTGGACATCGTGCGAGCGCCGCTGCTGGGTGCGCCGCAGGAACTGCGGCACTGGGCGGTGGTGGTGGTGCTGACCGTTGTCGGCTGGGTGATGGCGGCGTTCGCGATGCGGCAGTACCGCGCGCGGGTGCCCTACTGGGTGTAA
- a CDS encoding class I SAM-dependent methyltransferase, with the protein MSNPHRVDASLLTGVSETALLTLSGRAFQAAHPDAIIDDPMAVKLVESIDFDFDKFGRRKGQEMALRSLAVDKCALAYLTRHPRATVVALAEGFQTSFWRLNSALPDAQFRWVSIDLPPVIELRRRLLPHSPRITEIAQSALDYSWMDQIDASDGVFITAEGLLMYLQPAEAMSLITQCAKRFAGGQMFFDVPPTVVKKVARNGMRSSKHYRVPPMPFSLSPRQLADLANTVPGIRAVQDLPMPAGRGWFFGTLYPALWQFPPLRQFRGAYTLLEFG; encoded by the coding sequence TTGAGTAATCCCCACAGAGTCGATGCCAGCCTGCTTACCGGCGTCTCCGAGACGGCCCTGCTGACCCTCAGCGGCCGAGCCTTCCAGGCCGCCCACCCGGACGCGATCATCGACGACCCGATGGCCGTCAAGCTCGTCGAGTCCATCGACTTCGACTTCGACAAGTTCGGCCGGCGCAAAGGCCAGGAGATGGCGCTGCGCTCACTGGCCGTCGACAAATGCGCGCTCGCCTATCTCACCCGGCACCCCAGGGCCACCGTCGTCGCCCTCGCCGAAGGCTTTCAGACCAGCTTCTGGCGGTTGAACAGCGCACTTCCCGACGCTCAATTCCGTTGGGTGTCAATCGACCTCCCACCGGTGATCGAGCTGCGCCGACGGCTGCTGCCGCACTCACCCCGGATCACAGAGATCGCGCAGTCAGCCCTGGACTACTCGTGGATGGATCAGATCGACGCCTCCGATGGCGTTTTCATTACCGCCGAGGGCCTGCTGATGTACCTGCAGCCGGCCGAGGCGATGAGTTTGATCACGCAGTGCGCCAAGCGGTTTGCCGGTGGCCAGATGTTCTTCGACGTGCCGCCGACCGTCGTCAAGAAGGTGGCGCGCAACGGGATGCGGTCGTCGAAGCACTACCGGGTGCCGCCGATGCCGTTCAGTCTGTCGCCGCGTCAATTGGCCGACCTGGCGAATACCGTGCCAGGCATCCGTGCGGTGCAGGACCTGCCGATGCCCGCGGGGCGGGGCTGGTTCTTCGGGACGCTGTACCCCGCGCTGTGGCAGTTCCCGCCGCTGCGGCAGTTCCGTGGCGCTTACACCTTGCTGGAATTCGGCTGA
- a CDS encoding C39 family peptidase — protein MRTSQILRRTVRGTVAKVTLAIAGVAVTLGLATGLAHAAASAPHSEAPRMYGNPAAAAQYWRKQSFDDCALMAAADVIGELTGRQPTEDEIVGAAQQLRSRMHPGPMYSAGYGTDPGDIPALLARYGIYGVATSQDEAAATGLDSGLEALERYLVDGHKVIAGVNAEMIWGLPIQTRDNRGNPMSDHAVVVTGVDLANGTVHLNDSGTRADEVVSLDVFLRAWATGNDELVVTRETR, from the coding sequence ATGCGCACCTCCCAGATCCTTCGCCGAACCGTTCGCGGCACCGTCGCCAAGGTCACGCTGGCCATCGCCGGCGTTGCCGTAACACTGGGCCTGGCGACCGGCCTGGCCCATGCCGCCGCGTCCGCACCGCACAGCGAGGCGCCCCGGATGTACGGCAACCCGGCCGCCGCCGCGCAGTACTGGCGCAAGCAGTCCTTCGACGACTGCGCGCTGATGGCGGCCGCGGATGTGATCGGCGAATTGACCGGGCGCCAGCCGACCGAGGACGAGATCGTCGGGGCGGCGCAGCAGCTGCGCAGCCGCATGCACCCCGGGCCGATGTACAGCGCGGGCTACGGCACCGACCCCGGCGACATTCCGGCGCTGCTGGCGCGGTACGGCATCTACGGGGTGGCCACCAGCCAGGACGAGGCCGCCGCCACCGGACTGGACTCCGGTCTGGAAGCACTCGAGCGCTACCTGGTCGACGGCCACAAGGTGATCGCCGGGGTCAACGCCGAGATGATCTGGGGCCTGCCGATTCAGACCCGGGACAACCGCGGCAACCCGATGAGCGACCACGCCGTCGTCGTGACCGGCGTGGACCTGGCCAACGGCACCGTGCACCTCAACGACAGCGGAACCCGCGCCGACGAGGTGGTGTCACTCGACGTCTTCCTGCGCGCCTGGGCCACCGGCAACGACGAACTGGTGGTCACCCGCGAAACACGCTGA
- a CDS encoding PE family protein: protein MSFMLASPEALTAAAADLTSVGAWVNSANAAVAAPTTAVPAAAADEVSEQIAAIFSAHGQSYQMLSEQASAFHRRFVHTLTASGLSYASAEAANVSSLQSAEQAALGVINSPTETLLGRPLIGNGADGTTPGQAGGPGGLLYGNGGAGAAGGAGQAGGTGGSAGLWGQGGAGGAGGTGAVGGNGGNGGVLYGGGGAGGTGGTGAAGGLGGNALLFGSGGDGGAGGHAAAGINGGNAGRGGDGGHAGLWGDGGNGGQGGAGITGANGANPVTNGATAPTGTPGADGSVNTNNDARATGTAGGTGETGGAGWAGGNGGQGGDAAAVSTNTSGGYSITATAGQGGHGGSAGLAAAGGAGGTGGNASATSSHTSDTIPSSVTASGGNGGDGAAGGAPGGAGGNGGAGGNAVTSTRSSDSNEAYGGDGGDGGAGAAGAVGGTGGNGGSGGNGGRGGLLIGDGGSGGAGGTGGTGGIGASGGTGGNGGVGGTSNTQNAGDGGDAGDGGAGGTGGSGGVGGTGGQGAAGGLLSGNGGAGGAGGTGGTGGSGGTGGTGGHAGASGGTGGVTGTGGDGGDAGTGGVGGAAGSGGSGGTGGALLGVAGAGGALGSTGSQGGTGTPGGNG, encoded by the coding sequence ATGTCGTTCATGTTGGCCAGCCCGGAAGCACTGACGGCCGCGGCCGCGGACCTGACAAGCGTTGGCGCATGGGTGAATTCGGCGAACGCGGCGGTGGCAGCCCCAACGACGGCGGTGCCGGCGGCTGCCGCCGACGAGGTCTCGGAGCAGATTGCCGCGATCTTCAGCGCCCATGGTCAGTCGTATCAGATGCTCAGCGAACAGGCTTCGGCGTTCCACCGCCGCTTCGTCCATACCTTGACTGCAAGTGGCCTTTCGTACGCGAGCGCGGAGGCGGCGAATGTCTCGTCTTTGCAGTCAGCTGAGCAGGCGGCGCTCGGCGTGATCAACTCTCCCACCGAAACCTTATTGGGCCGGCCGCTGATCGGTAACGGCGCCGACGGCACCACACCCGGCCAAGCAGGCGGACCCGGCGGCCTGTTGTACGGCAATGGCGGCGCCGGTGCGGCGGGCGGTGCCGGCCAAGCCGGTGGGACCGGCGGCTCGGCGGGCCTGTGGGGTCAGGGCGGCGCCGGCGGCGCGGGCGGGACCGGCGCGGTCGGCGGCAATGGCGGAAACGGCGGCGTGCTGTACGGCGGTGGCGGTGCCGGCGGCACCGGCGGGACAGGTGCTGCCGGAGGACTCGGCGGCAACGCCCTGCTGTTCGGCAGCGGCGGCGACGGCGGGGCGGGTGGCCATGCGGCAGCCGGAATCAATGGCGGCAACGCCGGGCGGGGCGGCGACGGTGGACATGCCGGGCTGTGGGGCGACGGCGGCAACGGCGGACAAGGTGGCGCCGGGATCACGGGTGCGAATGGAGCCAATCCCGTCACCAACGGGGCCACAGCGCCGACTGGAACGCCGGGCGCGGACGGCAGTGTGAACACGAACAACGACGCACGCGCCACAGGCACCGCGGGTGGCACTGGCGAAACCGGCGGCGCGGGATGGGCTGGCGGCAACGGCGGTCAGGGTGGCGACGCTGCGGCCGTCAGCACCAACACCAGCGGTGGGTACAGCATCACCGCCACGGCCGGTCAGGGCGGCCACGGTGGCTCCGCCGGACTCGCCGCGGCAGGTGGGGCCGGCGGGACGGGCGGCAACGCGTCCGCGACGAGCAGCCACACGAGCGACACCATCCCCAGCTCTGTCACCGCCAGCGGAGGCAACGGCGGCGACGGAGCAGCGGGCGGGGCTCCCGGCGGGGCAGGTGGCAACGGCGGTGCCGGCGGCAACGCGGTGACGAGCACCCGAAGCTCGGACTCCAACGAGGCCTACGGCGGCGACGGTGGCGACGGCGGCGCGGGAGCCGCCGGGGCCGTCGGCGGGACCGGCGGGAACGGCGGCTCCGGAGGCAACGGCGGTCGAGGAGGCCTGCTCATCGGAGACGGCGGCAGCGGCGGAGCGGGTGGGACCGGCGGCACCGGGGGCATCGGTGCCAGCGGCGGTACCGGTGGCAACGGCGGTGTCGGCGGCACCAGCAACACGCAGAACGCCGGTGACGGCGGCGATGCGGGCGACGGCGGTGCCGGTGGTACTGGCGGATCCGGTGGAGTCGGCGGTACGGGTGGTCAGGGCGCAGCGGGCGGCCTGCTGTCCGGCAACGGCGGCGCCGGCGGTGCCGGTGGTACCGGCGGCACCGGCGGTTCCGGAGGTACCGGCGGCACCGGCGGCCACGCCGGCGCGTCCGGCGGCACCGGCGGAGTGACCGGAACCGGGGGTGACGGCGGCGACGCGGGCACCGGAGGGGTCGGTGGCGCCGCTGGCAGCGGCGGCAGCGGCGGCACCGGTGGGGCGCTGCTGGGCGTGGCGGGAGCGGGCGGCGCCCTAGGCAGCACCGGATCCCAGGGCGGAACCGGCACACCGGGCGGCAACGGGTAG
- a CDS encoding GTP cyclohydrolase I, with the protein MPQTLVRPDSAILQLRLDRPVLLRPIQFQAICEQHLLPFYGVVHIGYLRGDQRLSQAELTRVVEACAIGVQVQDKMTTRIGLWLHHQLAPRGLGVLVEGGYACTPVREGAALAGPTTTMAFYGSMRDNADLQREFITLATRKKINNHA; encoded by the coding sequence GTGCCTCAGACACTCGTCCGTCCCGACAGCGCGATCCTGCAGTTGCGGCTCGACCGGCCCGTGCTGCTCCGTCCGATTCAGTTCCAGGCGATCTGTGAGCAGCACCTGCTGCCGTTCTACGGCGTCGTGCACATCGGCTACCTGCGCGGCGACCAACGGTTGAGCCAGGCTGAACTCACCCGCGTCGTCGAGGCGTGTGCGATCGGCGTCCAGGTACAGGACAAGATGACGACCCGCATCGGCCTCTGGCTGCACCACCAGCTCGCCCCGCGCGGCCTGGGAGTGCTGGTGGAAGGCGGCTACGCCTGCACCCCGGTGCGCGAGGGCGCCGCCCTCGCCGGGCCCACCACCACCATGGCCTTCTACGGCTCGATGCGTGACAACGCCGACCTACAGCGCGAATTCATCACCCTCGCTACCAGAAAGAAGATCAACAACCATGCCTGA
- a CDS encoding 6-carboxytetrahydropterin synthase yields MTTPTYSANSSPSLPERRSTTMPEIAFAGPAQTATMHRDDAPVGRTARFHLRKRFGGLHCCRRSWSDNGKRLFLHGYALSFEIEFACAETETESGQVLGSDCLDDIRAALAAQFAHTTLIATNDPQRDLFELLAERDLVDMRIVDSTGLEASAAWVFETVERIVAQATGGRVWVSRIDAQESGSRVLTLTALPVKDWV; encoded by the coding sequence GTGACAACGCCGACCTACAGCGCGAATTCATCACCCTCGCTACCAGAAAGAAGATCAACAACCATGCCTGAAATCGCCTTCGCCGGCCCTGCTCAGACCGCCACCATGCACCGAGATGACGCGCCCGTGGGACGTACGGCGCGCTTTCACCTGCGCAAGCGGTTCGGCGGGTTGCACTGCTGCCGCCGGTCCTGGTCCGACAACGGCAAGCGGCTGTTCCTGCACGGCTACGCGCTCAGCTTCGAGATCGAATTCGCCTGTGCCGAAACCGAAACGGAATCCGGCCAGGTGCTCGGTTCCGACTGCCTCGACGACATCCGCGCGGCGCTGGCGGCACAATTTGCCCACACCACGCTGATCGCCACTAACGACCCGCAACGCGACCTGTTCGAACTGCTCGCCGAACGCGACCTCGTCGACATGCGCATTGTGGACAGCACCGGCCTGGAAGCCTCGGCCGCATGGGTGTTCGAAACCGTGGAGAGGATCGTCGCGCAGGCGACGGGCGGCCGGGTCTGGGTGTCGCGCATCGACGCTCAGGAAAGCGGCAGCCGGGTGCTCACGCTGACCGCGCTGCCGGTGAAGGACTGGGTGTGA